A segment of the Amycolatopsis thermophila genome:
GGCCTGCGCGAGCGCGAGACCGACGAGGTAGTTCGCGGCGAGCTGCGACAGGAACGTCTTCGTCGCCGCGACGCCGACCTCCGGACCGGCGTGCGTGTAGAGCACCGCGTCGGACTCGCGCGGGATCTGCGCGCCGTTGGTGTTGCAGACGGCCAGCACGCGCGCCTTCTGGTCGCGGGCGTGCCGGATCGCTTCGAGCGTGTCGGCGGTCTCGCCGGACTGGGACACGGCGACGACCAGGGTGTCCCGGTCGAGCACCGGGTCGCGGTAGCGGAACTCACTGGCCAGCTCGACCTCGACCGGCAGGCGGCACCAGTGCTCGATCGCGTACTTCGCGACCAGACCGGAGTGGTAGGCCGACCCGCAGGCGACGACGAACACCTTGTCGACCTCGCGCAGGTCCTGGTCGGACAGGCGCTGCTCGTCGAGGATGACCCGGCCCTTGTCGAAGTGCCCGCGCAGCGTGTTCGCCAGCGCCTCGGGCTGCTCCTCGATCTCCTTGAGCATGAAGTACTCGTGGCCGCCCTTCTCGGCGGCGGAGAGGTCCCAGTTGACCGTGAACGGCTTGCCCTGCGCGGGCTCGCCGGCGAAGTCGCTGATGTCGTAGCCCTCGCGGCTGATGACGACGACCTGGTCCTGCCCCAGCTCCACGGCCTCGCGCGTGTGCTCGATGAAGGCCGACACGTCGGAGGCGACGAAGTGCTCACCCGCACCGACGCCGACGACCAGCGGCGAGGACCGGCGGGCGGCGACGATCATGTCCGGCTGGTCCGCGTGGGTCACGACCAGGGTGAACGCGCCCTCGAGGCGGCGGCACACGGCGCGGACGCTGCCGGGCAGGTCCCCGGCGGTGGGTCCGTCGGCGTAGGCGCGGGCCACCAGGTGGGCGGCGGTCTCGGTGTCGGTGTCGCTGGACATCTCGACGCCGTCGGCCTCCAGCTCGGCGCGCAGGGCGGCGAAGTTCTCGATGATGCCGTTGTGCACGACGGCGACGCGCTCGGTGGCGTCGCGGTGCGGGTGCGAGTTGCGGTCGATCGGGGCGCCGTGGGTGGCCCAGCGGGTGTGCCCCATGCCCGCGGTGCCGGCGAACCGGTCGAGACCGGTTTCGGCGAGGGCGCCCTCCAGGTTGGCCAGGCGGCCGGCCTTGCGCTCGACGGTCAGCGCGCCCGCGCCGTCCAGCACGGCCACCCCGGCCGAGTCATAGCCTCGGTACTCCATCCGGCGCAGCCCGCCGAGCACGACGTCCAGCGCCTGCCGGTGACCGACATATCCCACGATTCCGCACACGCCACCAGCCTAACGAGGGATACGGGGTGCGCTCCCCCGGCTCATCTCCACCGCGGGGGAAACCGCGCTTCCGGAGGATGTTGCGCAGCCGCGGCGGGGCGCGCTGCCCTAAGCTCTCGACCATGGTCAGCAAGCCCAAGGAGCTGCTCGAAGAGCTGTCGCACGCGGGACCGCACGAGGTGCTGCGGGGCAACCTCGCGCTCGCCGGATTGCCCGGTGTGGTCTTCACCCCACGGAGCGGCCTGGGCCTGCCGGCCGTCGCGTTCGGCCACGGGTGGCTGCAGCCGCCGGGGCGCTACCGCGGGCTGCTGAGCCACCTGGCGAGCTGGGGCGTCGTCGCCGCGGCGCCGGCCACGCAGCTGGGGCCGCTGCCGTCGCACCGCCTGCTGGCCGCCGACCTGCGCACGACGCTCGACATCGTGACCGGTGTGCGGCTGGGGCCGGACAGCATCAGCGTCGACCCGGCGCGGCTCGGTGTGGCGGGGCATTCGACCGGTGGCGGTTCGGCGGTGCTCGCGGCGGCGGGTGCGGCCGGGGCGGTCGCCCGCGCCGCTGGTGAGGCCGGAGCGGTGGCGGCCCGCGCCGCGGGTGAGGCCCGGGCGGTGGGTGGGGTCCGCGCGGTGGCCACGTTCGCGGCGGCGCAGACCCTGCCCTCGGCGACGGCGGCGGCGGCTTCCGTCACGGTTCC
Coding sequences within it:
- the glmS gene encoding glutamine--fructose-6-phosphate transaminase (isomerizing) gives rise to the protein MCGIVGYVGHRQALDVVLGGLRRMEYRGYDSAGVAVLDGAGALTVERKAGRLANLEGALAETGLDRFAGTAGMGHTRWATHGAPIDRNSHPHRDATERVAVVHNGIIENFAALRAELEADGVEMSSDTDTETAAHLVARAYADGPTAGDLPGSVRAVCRRLEGAFTLVVTHADQPDMIVAARRSSPLVVGVGAGEHFVASDVSAFIEHTREAVELGQDQVVVISREGYDISDFAGEPAQGKPFTVNWDLSAAEKGGHEYFMLKEIEEQPEALANTLRGHFDKGRVILDEQRLSDQDLREVDKVFVVACGSAYHSGLVAKYAIEHWCRLPVEVELASEFRYRDPVLDRDTLVVAVSQSGETADTLEAIRHARDQKARVLAVCNTNGAQIPRESDAVLYTHAGPEVGVAATKTFLSQLAANYLVGLALAQARGTKYPDEVAREFAELEAMPAAVHKALSTVDQVRELSRGIADSKAVLFLGRHVGYPVALEGALKLKELAYMHAEAFAAGELKHGPIALIEEGLPVVVVMPSPKGRAVLHAKLVSNISEIQARGARTIVIAEEGDDTVRPFADELIEVPAVPTLLQPLVSTVPLQVLSAEIARSRGYDVDKPRNLAKSVTVE
- a CDS encoding poly(ethylene terephthalate) hydrolase family protein; the encoded protein is MVSKPKELLEELSHAGPHEVLRGNLALAGLPGVVFTPRSGLGLPAVAFGHGWLQPPGRYRGLLSHLASWGVVAAAPATQLGPLPSHRLLAADLRTTLDIVTGVRLGPDSISVDPARLGVAGHSTGGGSAVLAAAGAAGAVARAAGEAGAVAARAAGEARAVGGVRAVATFAAAQTLPSATAAAASVTVPGLHLAADGDLVAPAIGNAEAIAKAWGGPVQYRKLNKSTHLAVTEGSHWSQRLLHGKPQHRTQALVRALFTAFFLTHLTGTDKYRPLLDSDVKRATIEFERGPEPVAA